GAAAATGCCCTCGACGCCATCAATGGCGTCGAGGGGCATGAGATAAACTTGAGCTTCCACCACTATGATAATCATTTACACTGTACCGTTAGTGACGATGGGTCCGGCATAGATCCGGCGATTGCTGCACGCATCTTCGAGCAGGGATTTTCCACCAAAGGAACGGAACGCGGCATTGGCTTGGCGCTAATCAGCGGCCATTTGGAGAAACTGGGCGGCAATATTGATTTTGAGTCCGAACCAGGTGTACTGACCCAATTCTTTGTTCTTATTCCCTATCAGGCCAAGAGCTGAACACATGATTAACGTACTGATTGTCGACGACGACCTAAGGGTAGCGGAACTGAACAAATACTACCTGAGTCAGGTGAGCGGCTTTCAGTGTCAGGCGATGGTCGCCACCCTGAGCCAAGCACGCACCCTGCTGGCTGATGCCAGTGTTAGCATCGATCTGGTGCTACTAGATATCTATATGCAACAGGATAACGGTTTAGATCTGCTGCCCAGTTTGCGCAAACTGGGCGAAAAAACCGATGTGATCGTTATTTCTTCAGCCAGCGATGTGAACACGATACAAAAAGCGCTGCATTACGGCGTAGTGGATTACCTGATCAAACCTTTCCAGTTCTCCCGTTTTAGAGAAGCCCTGAGTAACTACCAACAGCAGTCGCAAATTCTGGCACAGCGCGAATTTTCGCAGGCCGATGTCGATAGTCTGCTACGACGTCAGCCCAG
The sequence above is drawn from the Serratia symbiotica genome and encodes:
- the dcuR gene encoding two-component system response regulator DcuR; this translates as MINVLIVDDDLRVAELNKYYLSQVSGFQCQAMVATLSQARTLLADASVSIDLVLLDIYMQQDNGLDLLPSLRKLGEKTDVIVISSASDVNTIQKALHYGVVDYLIKPFQFSRFREALSNYQQQSQILAQREFSQADVDSLLRRQPSPQAGNKLPKGLTSITLSTVCEWIEQQHNHEFSTDNLANAIGISRVSCRKYLIYLAEIAILSTRILYGTTGRPVYLYQLKPEAIAVLQEFCRPT